The following are encoded together in the Pseudoalteromonas piscicida genome:
- a CDS encoding response regulator, producing the protein MSIKSQVPRIVLVDDDELMLKSLLRHFKISMEGAEILTFSSPKQFIEALDTLASIDILVSDYLMPSINGVELINIVRRRYPQALTVLLTGDTTGKVLCKSSISATFIVAKPFRREEFDEVITAFYRLNELPLSEAIKRALNETFIENELPILLSKIEDIDLDFHKLEAMLEQEVLIQAKLFHLCNSAYVGLSTKQYSLSTAIKTLGVDLVSAIIVSVCYHNMVAARYDIANCEQLSDINFRKVKLLKELVHKLHDASIDSERVVFLQSLLFLGELGSEIAQLITESQCHSPQSCYTEKLHIALYTATLIGYESAITDQLYALINALETGSSDCNATKLLLLIDTITNKEVNQMVINTFFDQKSQDWLELFYELRSKYFS; encoded by the coding sequence ATGTCTATTAAAAGCCAAGTGCCACGGATTGTACTCGTTGATGACGATGAATTAATGTTGAAGTCGCTCCTCCGTCACTTCAAAATTAGCATGGAAGGCGCTGAAATATTAACCTTTTCATCACCCAAACAATTCATTGAAGCCTTAGATACGTTAGCGAGCATCGACATCTTAGTTAGTGACTACCTTATGCCATCAATTAATGGCGTTGAATTAATCAATATCGTGAGACGCCGTTATCCGCAAGCCCTCACCGTATTGCTAACTGGCGATACCACAGGAAAGGTGCTGTGTAAGTCCTCAATTTCTGCGACCTTTATCGTCGCTAAACCATTTCGAAGAGAAGAATTTGATGAGGTTATCACCGCTTTTTATCGACTCAATGAGCTGCCATTAAGTGAAGCAATAAAGCGTGCGCTAAATGAAACTTTCATTGAAAACGAATTGCCTATCTTGCTAAGTAAAATTGAAGACATTGATTTAGATTTTCACAAGCTTGAAGCGATGCTGGAACAAGAGGTGCTCATTCAAGCTAAATTATTCCACCTTTGTAACAGTGCTTATGTGGGATTATCGACAAAGCAATACTCCCTCTCTACCGCAATTAAGACGCTCGGTGTGGATTTAGTGTCTGCAATTATTGTCTCTGTGTGTTATCACAATATGGTCGCAGCCAGATATGATATCGCGAACTGTGAGCAGTTAAGCGATATTAACTTTAGAAAGGTCAAGTTACTTAAGGAATTGGTACACAAGCTACATGACGCTTCAATTGATTCTGAACGTGTTGTTTTTCTTCAATCCTTATTATTTCTTGGCGAACTCGGCTCAGAAATAGCTCAGCTTATAACCGAAAGTCAATGTCATTCCCCACAGAGCTGCTATACCGAGAAATTGCATATCGCCCTTTATACCGCCACATTGATTGGCTACGAGTCAGCCATCACAGATCAATTGTATGCACTCATTAATGCCCTAGAAACGGGTAGCTCAGATTGCAACGCCACTAAGCTATTGTTGCTTATAGACACTATCACCAATAAAGAAGTCAATCAGATGGTAATCAACACCTTTTTTGATCAAAAGAGCCAAGATTGGTTGGAGCTTTTCTATGAACTCAGAAGCAAATACTTTAGTTAA
- a CDS encoding EAL domain-containing protein yields the protein MNAPIMLVDDEIDILKSLKRTLRLQHYEVVYTDDPRQALGLIQEHKPHVLITDFRMPNMNGQQLIQEVKKHDPSIECIVLSGQADYDDMKSLINANNTFKFLSKPWNKEELYSTIEAALKNYHKNELKTQILRSNNAPLVEVNTIGNVIDCNYAYTELVLNEVNKGNFFQLFNFESDKCLDDFAERRIATLKSSGVLCQVELKLKTELSYLLIIKPLSGEQDKYPNFYQCKLSFIEHINRTDNSVMICLKIRDLLVKNIISNTPIYSDTFKKIIDHALLSEATHFSMLEIGFDQAIFWLDSVQSEIEVHKFLDELINSIKQFFIRKNIQIKFSVSYTMIEPEQPLSEAIDRLVIYTQFVCESRTDFYMRYSQSLLSEKLNEHKVSEALFNAVDNDEFYLRFQPKLNLNEHSINSCEVLIRWKNTQFGANSPDYFIPLAEKDGQIVKIGTWVLEQACIALCEWQKEELDIQKVAVNVSPYQLSDPSFVQTMCSILEKYSLKPEQFELEITENFVLENLDQAKTKLLQLKEVGFSIAIDDFGTGYSSLGYISKLPVDVIKIDKSLIENIDSSKSARDLVQNVIRLVHDLELKVVAEGIETVEQLEILEQLKCDEVQGYLIGKPVLLEEFTHYVY from the coding sequence ATGAATGCACCTATCATGTTGGTTGATGATGAAATTGATATTCTAAAGTCGCTTAAGCGCACGCTGCGTTTACAGCATTATGAAGTGGTATATACCGATGACCCCAGACAAGCGCTCGGATTGATACAAGAGCATAAACCTCATGTGCTTATTACCGATTTCAGAATGCCTAATATGAATGGCCAACAGCTTATCCAAGAAGTGAAAAAGCATGATCCCAGCATTGAATGCATCGTGCTTAGTGGGCAAGCTGATTATGATGATATGAAGTCGCTGATCAATGCGAATAATACCTTTAAGTTTTTATCCAAGCCCTGGAATAAAGAAGAACTTTACTCAACCATCGAAGCTGCACTCAAAAACTATCACAAGAACGAATTAAAAACCCAGATATTGCGTAGCAATAATGCGCCCCTAGTCGAAGTAAATACCATAGGTAATGTTATCGACTGCAATTACGCCTACACAGAGTTAGTATTGAACGAGGTTAATAAAGGCAATTTCTTTCAACTTTTTAATTTTGAAAGTGATAAATGTCTTGATGATTTTGCCGAACGCAGAATTGCAACACTAAAAAGCTCAGGGGTCTTATGCCAAGTTGAGCTTAAGCTAAAAACAGAATTAAGCTACTTACTTATCATTAAACCCCTCTCAGGCGAGCAAGATAAATATCCCAACTTCTACCAGTGCAAACTTAGCTTTATCGAACATATCAATCGCACCGATAATTCTGTGATGATCTGCCTTAAAATTCGTGATTTGCTCGTTAAGAATATAATTTCCAACACCCCGATATATTCCGATACGTTTAAAAAAATCATAGATCATGCGCTGCTGAGTGAAGCGACGCATTTTTCTATGCTTGAAATTGGCTTTGACCAAGCCATTTTCTGGCTAGATTCAGTACAAAGTGAAATTGAGGTACACAAATTTTTAGACGAGTTAATCAACTCAATTAAACAGTTTTTCATTCGCAAAAATATCCAAATCAAGTTCTCCGTCTCTTACACTATGATTGAGCCTGAACAACCACTCTCGGAAGCAATAGACCGCTTGGTGATCTATACCCAATTTGTTTGTGAGTCTCGTACTGACTTCTATATGCGTTATTCACAATCACTGCTGTCAGAAAAGCTGAATGAACATAAAGTCTCTGAAGCATTATTCAACGCCGTTGATAATGATGAATTTTATCTAAGGTTTCAGCCTAAGCTTAATTTAAATGAACATTCAATCAACAGTTGTGAAGTGTTAATTCGTTGGAAAAACACCCAGTTTGGTGCTAACTCACCAGATTATTTTATTCCTCTGGCAGAAAAGGACGGGCAAATAGTTAAAATAGGAACTTGGGTGCTTGAGCAGGCGTGTATCGCACTGTGTGAATGGCAAAAGGAAGAACTTGATATTCAAAAAGTTGCAGTAAATGTTTCACCCTATCAACTCTCCGATCCCAGTTTTGTCCAAACCATGTGTTCGATTCTTGAAAAGTATTCACTCAAACCCGAGCAATTTGAATTAGAAATAACTGAGAATTTTGTGCTAGAGAACCTCGATCAAGCCAAGACCAAATTACTACAATTAAAGGAAGTCGGATTCTCCATTGCCATTGATGATTTTGGTACCGGATATTCCTCTTTGGGCTACATCTCAAAATTGCCAGTGGATGTTATCAAAATTGACAAAAGCTTGATTGAAAACATCGACAGCTCGAAGTCGGCTCGAGATCTTGTCCAAAACGTTATCCGATTAGTTCACGACCTTGAATTGAAAGTTGTCGCTGAAGGAATAGAAACCGTCGAGCAGCTTGAAATTCTAGAGCAGTTAAAATGTGATGAAGTACAAGGATATCTCATTGGAAAACCTGTTTTGCTTGAGGAGTTTACTCACTATGTCTATTAA
- a CDS encoding response regulator has protein sequence MQTLKPSEIAIYCNVHQRSVSRWIANGELKGHKLPGRGNYRVLLEDFLSFLNKHKIPLSQDFISDYQIAESGLHSDKERDLAKVLIIDDEPQYRKAIRRVIGNDYLIQEAGDGFMAGIAISEFKPNLITLDLSMPGMDGFEVISFIREKEEFKTIKILVVSALNDRELEKAKAMGANDALSKPFDNSNLLKKINALIQG, from the coding sequence ATGCAGACACTTAAACCAAGCGAAATCGCCATTTACTGTAACGTACACCAACGCAGTGTGAGTCGTTGGATTGCCAATGGCGAGTTGAAAGGTCATAAGCTTCCTGGGCGCGGTAACTACCGTGTCTTACTTGAAGACTTTTTATCCTTTTTAAACAAGCACAAAATCCCCCTTTCGCAAGACTTTATTAGCGACTATCAAATCGCAGAAAGTGGTCTACACTCTGATAAAGAACGGGATTTAGCTAAGGTGCTTATCATTGATGACGAGCCCCAGTATAGAAAAGCGATACGACGAGTGATAGGCAACGATTATTTGATACAAGAAGCTGGGGATGGCTTTATGGCCGGTATTGCCATCTCAGAGTTTAAACCAAACTTAATCACGCTCGATCTTTCGATGCCGGGAATGGATGGCTTTGAAGTGATCTCATTTATCCGCGAAAAAGAAGAATTTAAAACGATTAAGATTTTGGTGGTCTCCGCGTTAAACGATCGTGAACTTGAAAAGGCCAAAGCGATGGGTGCCAACGATGCCCTTTCTAAACCGTTTGATAATTCTAATCTGTTAAAAAAAATTAATGCGCTAATACAGGGGTAG
- a CDS encoding Na+/H+ antiporter family protein, whose translation MNAVILGVLLMLGLTLFRINVIVAMTVSAMAAGLVAGLDLKTTLNAFNDGLSGGAEIALSYAMLGGFAVAISKSGLTQILAQKLLKLVNANNSEGSTFLSMFIMVIILACSIASQNLVPVHIAFIPILIPPLLVVLNKLTIDRRAIACILTFGLATSYMVLPYGFGGIYLYSILHKNLVDNGLELVKFDVPYAMVIPALGMLIGLLIAVFITYRKKRVYEVTQQQITQSNTVPEGKEATKVMIVGGAAVLASLIAQNISGSMILGGLVGVMIFSLFGIVKWEQNSDVFSKGVAMMAMIGFIMISAQGFASVMKATGDVTSLVASCADFVGDNKPLAAAMILLVGLLITMGIGSSFSTVPIIATLFVPLSLEVGFSAMATAALVGTAGALGDAGSPASDSTLGPTSGLNADGQHDHIWDSVVPTFIHFNIPLLCFGWIAAMVL comes from the coding sequence ATGAATGCTGTTATTTTGGGCGTCTTGCTCATGTTGGGGTTAACCCTCTTTAGAATAAATGTGATTGTCGCCATGACCGTCAGTGCAATGGCCGCAGGCTTAGTGGCCGGTTTAGATTTGAAGACAACCTTAAACGCCTTCAATGATGGATTATCTGGAGGCGCAGAAATTGCCTTGAGCTATGCCATGCTAGGTGGATTCGCTGTAGCTATTTCAAAGTCCGGTTTAACTCAAATTCTCGCGCAAAAGCTACTCAAATTAGTTAATGCCAATAATAGTGAAGGCTCAACGTTTTTGAGCATGTTTATTATGGTGATAATATTGGCTTGCTCAATTGCATCGCAAAACCTTGTGCCAGTCCATATTGCATTTATTCCGATCCTCATTCCACCGCTGCTAGTCGTACTGAACAAACTGACGATAGACCGCCGCGCAATTGCGTGTATTTTAACGTTTGGCTTAGCGACCAGTTATATGGTGTTGCCATACGGATTCGGTGGTATTTACCTTTACTCTATTTTGCATAAAAATCTTGTGGATAATGGTCTAGAACTGGTTAAGTTCGACGTGCCATACGCTATGGTGATCCCTGCGCTTGGTATGCTGATTGGACTGTTAATTGCCGTTTTCATTACTTATCGTAAAAAGCGAGTTTATGAAGTGACTCAACAGCAAATTACACAATCAAACACAGTACCTGAGGGTAAAGAAGCAACTAAGGTGATGATTGTCGGTGGCGCTGCGGTGCTGGCTTCTCTCATCGCACAAAATATCAGTGGCTCAATGATATTAGGTGGACTCGTTGGTGTGATGATTTTTAGCCTCTTTGGTATTGTGAAGTGGGAGCAAAACTCCGATGTTTTCAGCAAAGGCGTGGCGATGATGGCGATGATAGGTTTTATCATGATCTCTGCTCAAGGCTTTGCCTCCGTCATGAAAGCAACGGGCGATGTGACAAGTTTAGTAGCAAGCTGTGCCGATTTTGTTGGAGATAATAAACCACTTGCTGCCGCAATGATTTTACTCGTTGGCTTGCTTATTACCATGGGAATTGGAAGCTCATTTTCAACCGTCCCCATTATAGCAACGCTATTTGTACCGTTGTCTCTAGAAGTAGGCTTTTCTGCGATGGCAACCGCGGCCTTAGTGGGAACCGCAGGTGCACTAGGCGACGCGGGTTCTCCTGCATCAGATTCCACACTTGGGCCGACCTCTGGCTTAAATGCCGACGGCCAGCACGATCACATATGGGATTCCGTGGTGCCAACATTTATTCACTTCAATATTCCGCTATTATGCTTTGGCTGGATAGCCGCGATGGTGTTATAG
- a CDS encoding transglutaminaseTgpA domain-containing protein, with amino-acid sequence MNSNFPKWYYSTSLFLWLLSIILVDDFGIGFVGLCTVLTLWQASRLATKPSVLSIGFINLVTLLGAIATVTLIGLKNSVNVFVALMLVASLLKQVHATQPRQFTQICILNFFTYPCLFLFTQSIFAAFLVLILLAVNLAVMINLEQNLRFKSALKVSAKGLVLVLPVATLLVIFLPKLPAFWQLPAPQNQAKTGLSENVDPFNIANLSQSSDLVFRASFEDTQQTGPFYWRAIIHDEFDGRQWKVSEYQGTNIKALPKEPIGAATIIAQPSQLPWLYGLSYSYSKSAKLNSNVFGTVYLNKLSAKPIEYQIDFTDFEPQDSLRPWYYRRNTALPEGINHKAKQLARDWDSQSTTTSQFIELMKRYFLQNGFVYTLTPTLSQSNDRIDDFLFSSFNGFCGHYASAAAFLLRSAGIPARLVSGYLGGEKNDNQGYYSIYQYDAHAWVEYFTPGIGWQRLDPTAWIAPERMTGSLSQLEQLSSEFKSGLGYSLIGLSNWQPINWLRLQLEELDYRWTRVVINFDKEKQGALFKEWFGSNGQLWAGIFSLFLLFLVSIALFFLSKQLTRHKGPIELVYYNAIVSDFNEQLSGATAKQNIAELCRLFPELEASLWLFYQLLEKSQYQQKPLTKLELSELKVLYKSIKRKARK; translated from the coding sequence GTGAATTCTAACTTTCCAAAATGGTACTACAGCACGTCACTATTTTTATGGTTGCTAAGCATTATTTTAGTCGATGATTTTGGTATCGGTTTTGTCGGGTTATGTACCGTTTTAACGCTTTGGCAAGCATCGAGACTAGCGACTAAACCAAGCGTCCTGAGCATTGGTTTTATTAATTTGGTCACTTTACTCGGAGCGATTGCAACAGTCACATTAATAGGGCTCAAAAACAGCGTAAATGTTTTCGTGGCGTTAATGTTGGTCGCCTCCCTGCTTAAGCAAGTTCATGCCACGCAACCTCGCCAATTTACACAAATATGCATTCTGAATTTTTTTACTTATCCGTGCTTATTTCTTTTTACACAAAGTATATTTGCAGCGTTTCTTGTATTGATTTTGCTGGCTGTAAATTTAGCTGTCATGATTAATCTCGAGCAAAACCTAAGGTTCAAATCTGCACTTAAGGTCAGCGCAAAGGGATTAGTATTGGTGTTACCTGTGGCTACTCTATTGGTCATTTTTTTACCAAAGCTTCCTGCATTTTGGCAGTTGCCTGCACCGCAGAATCAAGCAAAAACAGGGTTATCTGAGAATGTAGATCCTTTCAATATTGCCAACTTATCCCAGTCCAGTGACTTGGTGTTTAGGGCGTCATTTGAGGATACTCAACAAACCGGACCTTTCTATTGGCGTGCTATTATTCATGATGAATTTGACGGACGGCAATGGAAAGTCTCTGAGTATCAAGGTACCAACATCAAAGCGCTGCCCAAAGAGCCGATTGGCGCAGCAACGATTATTGCACAGCCAAGTCAACTTCCCTGGTTATACGGTCTGTCATACTCTTATTCGAAAAGCGCTAAGTTAAATAGTAACGTATTTGGTACGGTCTATTTGAACAAGTTATCGGCCAAGCCTATCGAGTATCAGATCGATTTCACTGATTTTGAACCTCAAGATTCATTAAGGCCTTGGTATTACAGGCGTAACACCGCATTGCCTGAAGGGATCAATCACAAAGCAAAGCAACTGGCGCGCGATTGGGACAGTCAATCGACAACAACCAGCCAATTCATTGAATTAATGAAGCGCTATTTTTTGCAAAATGGTTTCGTCTATACTTTAACACCAACACTATCCCAATCGAACGATAGGATAGATGACTTTCTATTTAGCTCGTTTAATGGCTTTTGTGGTCACTACGCCTCTGCCGCTGCATTCCTGCTGCGAAGCGCGGGTATCCCTGCGCGCTTAGTATCTGGCTATTTGGGCGGTGAAAAAAATGACAATCAAGGTTATTACAGCATCTATCAATATGACGCGCATGCTTGGGTTGAATATTTTACACCAGGAATTGGCTGGCAGCGCTTAGATCCAACTGCTTGGATTGCCCCAGAGCGAATGACAGGGAGTCTTTCTCAGTTAGAACAATTATCGAGTGAATTCAAAAGTGGTTTGGGCTACAGCTTGATTGGACTGTCTAATTGGCAACCTATTAATTGGTTGCGGTTACAGCTCGAAGAGCTTGACTATCGCTGGACTCGCGTCGTCATCAATTTTGATAAAGAGAAGCAAGGCGCATTGTTTAAGGAATGGTTTGGTAGTAATGGCCAGCTTTGGGCAGGCATCTTTTCGCTGTTTCTGCTATTTTTGGTTTCAATTGCGCTATTTTTCCTCAGCAAGCAGCTCACTCGGCATAAAGGCCCTATCGAACTTGTCTATTACAATGCTATAGTGTCCGATTTCAATGAGCAGCTAAGCGGCGCAACGGCGAAACAAAATATTGCCGAGTTGTGTAGGTTATTTCCAGAATTAGAAGCATCGCTTTGGCTGTTTTATCAATTACTTGAAAAGTCACAGTATCAACAGAAACCACTTACTAAACTTGAACTCAGTGAGTTGAAGGTGTTGTATAAATCAATAAAAAGAAAGGCAAGAAAATAG
- a CDS encoding DUF58 domain-containing protein, producing the protein MKRKVKQHIYKRHQRSEIRLSHNNIYILPSKDGGFFIAVALLNFVLGINYQNNLILAVSYIMAVMMIAALFLGFFNLNNTNIRYLGSNANFSPYSSSIRLSISSSTELQSLRLSSEYNRTAIHISKVSDEKVIELSAPDLPRGVYETGVIKILSYFPFGLIRTWSYIKPNDAFYVYPTPLPVIDTEFSYGSATNANRNIQQKDRSAEFDHLSQYQKGMSLSRVSWKHYAKTEQMLVKQNAAESADLHRVIFDYSKLSGNKEERLSKLCTMVLDADKLQTNYALLLQQNRIPFGLGETHKQRCLEALSEF; encoded by the coding sequence TTGAAACGGAAAGTTAAGCAGCATATTTATAAACGACATCAACGCTCAGAAATACGGTTATCTCATAATAATATCTACATACTGCCATCTAAGGATGGCGGTTTTTTTATCGCTGTGGCTTTGCTTAATTTTGTATTGGGGATCAACTATCAGAATAACCTAATCCTTGCAGTGTCTTACATTATGGCTGTGATGATGATAGCCGCCCTATTTTTAGGTTTTTTCAACTTGAACAATACAAATATCCGATATTTGGGAAGTAATGCTAATTTTAGCCCATATAGTTCATCTATTAGACTCAGTATTTCATCTAGTACAGAGCTCCAATCACTCAGATTATCAAGTGAATACAATCGGACGGCTATCCATATTTCTAAAGTGAGTGATGAAAAAGTTATCGAGTTAAGCGCGCCAGATTTACCTCGTGGCGTATATGAAACGGGGGTAATTAAAATCCTCAGCTACTTCCCATTTGGCCTTATCCGTACCTGGTCGTATATAAAACCAAACGATGCTTTCTACGTGTACCCTACTCCATTGCCTGTTATAGACACAGAGTTTAGCTACGGTAGTGCCACGAATGCAAACCGAAACATACAACAAAAAGATCGCTCAGCTGAGTTCGACCATCTCTCGCAATATCAAAAAGGGATGAGTTTAAGCCGCGTTTCTTGGAAGCATTACGCCAAGACAGAACAAATGTTAGTTAAACAGAATGCAGCTGAGTCTGCAGATTTACATCGAGTTATTTTTGATTATTCGAAGCTCTCAGGCAACAAGGAAGAGCGTCTGAGTAAACTCTGTACTATGGTGCTTGACGCCGATAAGCTACAAACAAATTATGCCCTGTTACTTCAGCAAAATAGGATCCCCTTCGGCCTAGGTGAAACCCATAAGCAGAGGTGTTTGGAGGCATTAAGTGAATTCTAA
- a CDS encoding AAA family ATPase: protein MNEEIKKLTDALSTVILEKPEQIKLAICSLLCRGHLLIEDLPGMGKTTLSHSLADVLGLTYRRVQFTSDLLPADITGTSIFNREHQSFEFHPGPIFTQVLLADEINRASPKTQSALLESMEEHQVTIDGVSHELPNPFFVIATQNPQHQSGTHPLPESQLDRFFMRISLGYPSEMAEAQLIKLAGKARKLTQAPQVIDVKTLLAYQQVVPNIVLSDAIIDYILRLVNYTRSSGQFSDPLSPRASIALAAASRAYAFISGRDFVIPDDVQAVFTSVCAHRLGVTTTNEAEVQTQVFQNVPVH from the coding sequence ATGAATGAAGAAATAAAGAAACTTACCGATGCGCTCTCTACCGTTATTTTAGAAAAGCCTGAACAAATAAAGCTCGCGATCTGCAGTCTTTTGTGTCGCGGTCACTTGCTTATTGAAGATTTGCCAGGTATGGGAAAGACGACGTTATCTCATTCTCTTGCTGATGTGTTAGGTCTCACATATCGTCGAGTACAATTTACTAGCGATTTGCTCCCAGCTGATATTACTGGAACTTCCATTTTTAACCGAGAACATCAGTCTTTTGAATTCCATCCTGGTCCCATTTTCACCCAAGTTTTACTTGCCGATGAAATCAACCGCGCAAGCCCAAAAACTCAAAGCGCCTTATTGGAGTCCATGGAAGAACATCAAGTTACCATCGATGGGGTGAGCCATGAGCTCCCTAACCCATTTTTTGTGATTGCAACGCAAAATCCACAGCATCAGTCTGGCACGCATCCACTGCCAGAATCACAACTAGACCGCTTTTTTATGCGTATAAGCTTGGGATACCCCTCGGAAATGGCAGAAGCGCAGTTAATTAAATTAGCTGGAAAAGCGAGAAAACTGACTCAAGCACCACAAGTGATCGATGTCAAAACACTGTTGGCGTATCAACAAGTTGTGCCTAACATTGTGCTAAGTGACGCTATTATTGATTACATCCTTCGCTTAGTTAACTACACGCGCAGCTCAGGTCAATTTAGCGATCCTTTATCACCAAGAGCTAGCATTGCGCTTGCAGCCGCAAGTCGTGCGTATGCGTTTATTAGTGGTCGAGATTTCGTGATACCCGATGACGTTCAGGCCGTTTTCACTTCAGTCTGCGCTCATCGACTTGGCGTTACCACGACTAATGAAGCAGAAGTTCAGACACAGGTCTTTCAAAACGTACCGGTACATTAA
- a CDS encoding response regulator, which translates to MEFVRPLEPILIIDDAVEIRDFLTQILENLGFEEIYGCEDFDSAKPLLKHKQPSVVFLDIELPDTDGTEILSYINENFPVAHVIMCSGHNSMENVQNTWELGAKGFIAKPFNAHKVDSVMKRLELVT; encoded by the coding sequence ATGGAATTTGTAAGACCGCTAGAACCAATCTTGATAATTGATGACGCTGTTGAGATCAGAGATTTTCTGACACAGATTTTGGAAAACTTAGGGTTTGAAGAAATTTATGGTTGTGAAGACTTTGATTCTGCAAAACCGCTACTAAAACATAAACAACCCAGTGTTGTCTTCTTAGATATTGAGCTTCCTGATACAGATGGCACCGAAATCCTTTCCTACATTAACGAAAATTTTCCAGTGGCCCATGTCATCATGTGCTCTGGTCATAATAGTATGGAGAATGTTCAAAATACTTGGGAACTTGGTGCTAAGGGCTTTATCGCTAAACCTTTCAATGCACATAAAGTGGATTCGGTAATGAAGCGTTTAGAGCTGGTTACATGA
- a CDS encoding DUF3892 domain-containing protein, translating to MPKKTKLKVIKGNNDGKNGANATYQVGKNKSVKKSVLIKQVEMGKHPNHQVVRPAKSANYVRSKADGRKANNVNR from the coding sequence ATGCCTAAAAAGACAAAATTAAAGGTTATTAAAGGTAATAACGATGGTAAAAATGGTGCGAATGCCACGTATCAAGTAGGGAAAAATAAATCTGTTAAGAAAAGTGTTTTAATTAAGCAGGTGGAAATGGGCAAGCACCCAAATCATCAGGTTGTAAGGCCAGCCAAAAGTGCAAATTACGTTCGCAGCAAAGCTGACGGCCGAAAAGCCAACAACGTAAACCGATAG